One genomic window of Cyprinus carpio isolate SPL01 chromosome A23, ASM1834038v1, whole genome shotgun sequence includes the following:
- the LOC109048352 gene encoding myelin transcription factor 1-like isoform X8 codes for MHAEANQTQRANGQTKELSTVMEDTEVSEKENEYRGKLLNQRWTRGDKISRCRPSLRLQSRPIKMSLDTDDKRTRTRSKAGRVPSEIVGQELSCPTPGCNGSGHISGKYARHRSALSCPLARKRRLQEAESEQPASKRKSHPLKLAMDEGFNTESEGSGEETELREEDEDDEEQAKQKAGDQAHEEEEQAKQNTESTNTEEEDGDEEECIIIEASNKEKPKLSSSEDLSNYQHIVANSIPHLNNHNSSAMSPQQQQWSVTMGKQDKSPFREPEEEEKEGKETEQTGNQVGVLVSKENGVMGNIDEINDEEEDMHTESQKELEHQYFSEMMETQQVEEEEDDDDDDEVLRSEITTEETYKEIKSEEEGDKETAPSVITATQGSHIREDYVSHKLILPESYSSSKVATTSPVVIEVQSEESERDADVDGNDDDGDDDSLSQRSTVADESEMFDIMRGNLGLLEQAIALKAQQVKAHRELSRIPEHHRFFPLNDRPGKHMEHIRKSCFGKESSRSEKREIKCPTPGCDGTGHVTGLYPHHRSLSGCPHKDRIPPEILAMHENVLKCPTPGCTGQGHVNSNRNTHRSLSGCPIAAAEKLSKSHEKQHLPQPMSEHIKGSPNSDRVLRPMCFVKQLEIPPHGSYRPSLIPATPRANLAKELEKYSKVSFDYTSFDVQVFGKRMLAPKMHTSETSPKAFKSKPPFPRASPPSPSLHIGYGKSSSSSYDYSHDAEAAHMAATAILNLSTRCWERPENLSIRHQDKSMEIEVDENGTLDLSMKKPIKREVGMSCASPEVRSPDLSSSSSSSSTSLHHVNSSISPHSLHTYKQEEWEGPLDYTKPNRQREEELEEMDHSTQSFASSDLEDCDMMQESLDDRKYPGEVTTPSFKVRFQPKDNKKELLLCPTPGCDGSGHITGNYASHRRCPTQGCDGSGHITGNYASHRRCPVPGCDSLGHISGKYATHRSAYGCPLAARRQKEGLLNGSPFSWKAFKTEGPTCPTPGCDGSGHANGSFLTHRSLSGCPRASLNKKKAKFPGEEYLSTKFRASDVLDNDEDIKQLNKEINDLNESNNEMEADMVNLQTQITSMEKNLKNIEQENKVIEEQNEALFMELSGLSQALIRSLANIRLPHMQEPITEQNFESYVSTLTDMYTNKDCYQNPENKALLETINKAVKGIKV; via the exons ATGAGTTTGGATACTGATGACAAGCGCACTCGCACACGGTCCAAAGCAGGAAGAG TTCCCTCAGAGATTGTTGGACAGGAGCTGAG CTGCCCTACTCCAGGATGCAATGGCTCAGGTCATATCAGTGGCAAATATGCCCGACACAGAAG TGCTTTGAGTTGCCCATTGGCCAGAAAAAGGCGCCTACAGGAAGCAGAGTCAGAGCAACCTGCCTCCAAGAGGAAGTCCCACCCGCTGAAGCTGGCGATGGATGAAGGATTCAACACAGAGAGTGAGGGgagtggagaggagacagagttaagggaggaagatgaggatgatgaagaacaGGCAAAGCAGAAAGCTGGCGATCAAGCGCATGAAGAAGAAGAGCAAGCAAAACAGAATACAGAAAGCACCAATACAGAGGAGGAGGATGGTGATGAAG AGGAGTGCATCATCATTGAGGCATCCAACAAAGAGAAGCCCAAGCTCTCATCCTCTGAGGATCTCTCTAACTATCAGCACATCGTGGCCAACTCAATACCCCACCTCAACAACCACAACAGTAGTGCCATGTCACCCCAACAACAACAATGGTCGGTCACAATGGGAAAACAAGATAAAAGCCCTTTTAGGGAaccagaagaagaagagaaagaaggaaaagaaacaGAGCAAACAGGGAACCAAGTAGGAGTTCTAGTGTCTAAAGAGAATGGAGTGATGGGAAATATAGATGAAATTAACGACGAAGAAGAGGACATGCACACTGAGAGCCAGAAGGAGTTAGAGCACCAGTATTTTTCTGAGATGATGGAGACACAACaagttgaagaagaagaagatgatgatgatgatgatgaggtgCTGAGGTCTGAGATTACAACTGAAGAGACATACAAGGAAATTAAGTCTGAAGAGGAAGGTGACAAAGAAACCGCCCCTTCGGTTATCACTGCCACTCAGGGATCCCACATAAGGGAAGACTATGTTTCCCACAAACTTATATTGCCAGAAAGTTACAGCTCTAGTAAGGTCGCCACAACATCTCCTGTGGTTATCGAAGTGCAGTCTGAGGAGTCAGAGAGGGATGCCGATGTGGACGGTAACGATGATGATGGGGATGACGATAGCTTGTCTCAACGATCAACGGTGGCGGACGAGTCTGAGATGTTTGACATCATGCGGGGGAATTTGGGGTTGCTGGAGCAGGCCATTGCTTTGAAAGCCCAACAGGTTAAAGCTCATCGTGAGCTCAGCCGCATTCCCGAACACCACCGCTTCTTTCCTCTCAACGACCGGCCCGGCAAACACATGGAACATATCCGCAAGAGCTGCTTCGGAAAAG AGAGTTCTAGATCAGAGAAGCGAGAGATCAAATGCCCAACCCCCGGGTGTGATGGAACGGGTCACGTGACAGGACTCTATCCCCACCACCGCAGTCTGTCAGGCTGCCCACACAAAGATCGGATCCCTCCAGAGA TTTTGGCCATGCACGAGAATGTCTTGAAGTGCCCAACACCAGGCTGCACTGGTCAGGGTCATGTCAACAGCAACCGCAACACACACCGCAG TTTGTCTGGATGTCCCATCGCTGCTGCTGAAAAGCTCTCGAAAAGTCACGAGAAGCAACACCTGCCCCAGCCCATGAGCGAGCATATCAAAGGCAGCCCAAACTCTGACCGTGTTCTCAG GCCCATGTGTTTTGTAAAGCAGTTGGAGATTCCTCCTCATGGCAGCTACAGGCCCAGCCTCATCCCTGCCACACCACGCGCTAATCTGGCCAAGGAGCTGGAGAAGTATTCCAAGGTGTCCTTCGATTATACAAGCTTCGACGTGCAGGTGTTCGGCAAGCGCATGCTTGCCCCAAAGATGCACACCAGCGAAACTTCACCCAAAGCCTTCAAAT CCAAACCTCCATTCCCCAGGGCCTCCCCCCCAAGTCCCAGCTTGCACATTGGTTATGGAAAAAGCTCCTCCAGCAGCTATGATTATTCCCATGATGCCGAAGCCGCCCACATGGCTGCCACTGCGATCCTCAACCTGTCCACACGCTGCTGGGAGAGACCAGAGAACCTCAGCATCAGACACCAAGATAAG AGTATGGAAATTGAGGTGGATGAGAATGGCACCTTGGACTTAAGCATGAAGAAGCCCATAAAGAGAGAAGTGGGCATGTCTTGCGCCAGCCCTGAAGTGCGTTCCCCTGATctgtcttcatcatcttcatcatcatccacATCTCTTCACCATGTCAACAGCAGCATCTCGCCCCACTCTTTACACACCTACAAACAAGAGGAGTGGGAGGGGCCTCTGGACTACACCAAGCCCAATCGACAGAGAGAAGAGGAGCTAGAAGAG ATGGACCACAGCACCCAGTCATTTGCCTCGTCTGACCTTGAGGATTGCGACATGATGCAGGAGAGCCTTGATGACAGGAAGTACCCTGGAGAGGTCACAACCCCCAGCTTCAAGGTCAGGTTCCAGCCCAAGGACAACAAGAAAGAGCTCCTACT GTGTCCCACTCCGGGCTGTGACGGCAGTGGACACATCACCGGAAACTATGCATCCCATCGCAG ATGTCCAACTCAAGGATGTGATGGTTCAGGCCATATCACTGGTAACTACGCGTCTCACAGGAG ATGCCCAGTGCCAGGTTGTGACAGCCTGGGTCACATCAGTGGGAAGTACGCCACTCACCGCAGTGCGTATGGATGCCCGTTGGCAGCCAGGCGGCAGAAGGAGGGTTTGCTGAATGGGTCTCCATTCTCTTGGAAGGCATTTAAGACAGAAGGCCCAACCTGTCCCACACCGGGATGTGATGGATCGGGACACGCCAACGGCAGCTTCCTCACCCACCGCAG TCTCTCAGGCTGCCCCAGAGCCTCCCTCAACAAGAAGAAAGCCAAGTTCCCTGGAGAAGAGTATCTCAGCACTAAGTTCAGAGCCAGTGACG TGTTAGACAATGATGAAGACATCAAGCAGCTCAATAAAGAAATCAATGATCTCAATGAATCCAACAATGAGATGGAGGCAGATATGGTCAACCTTCAAACACAG ATCACATCCATGGAGAAGAACCTGAAAAACATTGAGCAGGAGAATAAGGTGATTGAAGAACAGAATGAGGCATTGTTTATGGAGCTGTCTGGACTAAGTCAAGCTCTTATACGGAGTCTGGCCAACATCCGTCTGCCTCACATG CAGGAGCCAATCACAGAGCAGAATTTTGAGAGCTACGTGAGCACCCTTACTGACATGTACACCAATAAGGACTGCTACCAGAACCCAGAGAACAAGGCCCTTCTGGAGACCATCAACAAAGCGGTGAAAGGCATTAAGGTCTGA
- the LOC109048352 gene encoding myelin transcription factor 1-like isoform X6, which yields MHAEANQTQRANGQTKELSTVMEDTEVSEKENEYRGKLLNQRWTRGDKISRCRPSLRLQSRPIKMSLDTDDKRTRTRSKAGRVPSEIVGQELSCPTPGCNGSGHISGKYARHRSALSCPLARKRRLQEAESEQPASKRKSHPLKLAMDEGFNTESEGSGEETELREEDEDDEEQAKQKAGDQAHEEEEQAKQNTESTNTEEEDGDEEECIIIEASNKEKPKLSSSEDLSNYQHIVANSIPHLNNHNSSAMSPQQQQWSVTMGKQDKSPFREPEEEEKEGKETEQTGNQVGVLVSKENGVMGNIDEINDEEEDMHTESQKELEHQYFSEMMETQQVEEEEDDDDDDEVLRSEITTEETYKEIKSEEEGDKETAPSVITATQGSHIREDYVSHKLILPESYSSSKVATTSPVVIEVQSEESERDADVDGNDDDGDDDSLSQRSTVADESEMFDIMRGNLGLLEQAIALKAQQVKAHRELSRIPEHHRFFPLNDRPGKHMEHIRKSCFGKESSRSEKREIKCPTPGCDGTGHVTGLYPHHRSLSGCPHKDRIPPEILAMHENVLKCPTPGCTGQGHVNSNRNTHRSLSGCPIAAAEKLSKSHEKQHLPQPMSEHIKGSPNSDRVLRPMCFVKQLEIPPHGSYRPSLIPATPRANLAKELEKYSKVSFDYTSFDVQVFGKRMLAPKMHTSETSPKAFKSKPPFPRASPPSPSLHIGYGKSSSSSYDYSHDAEAAHMAATAILNLSTRCWERPENLSIRHQDKSMEIEVDENGTLDLSMKKPIKREVGMSCASPEVRSPDLSSSSSSSSTSLHHVNSSISPHSLHTYKQEEWEGPLDYTKPNRQREEELEEMDHSTQSFASSDLEDCDMMQESLDDRKYPGEVTTPSFKVRFQPKDNKKELLLCPTPGCDGSGHITGNYASHRRCPTQGCDGSGHITGNYASHRSLSGCPRAKKGGIKTTPIKDDKEDSELLKCPVPGCDSLGHISGKYATHRSAYGCPLAARRQKEGLLNGSPFSWKAFKTEGPTCPTPGCDGSGHANGSFLTHRSLSGCPRASLNKKKAKFPGEEYLSTKFRASDVLDNDEDIKQLNKEINDLNESNNEMEADMVNLQTQITSMEKNLKNIEQENKVIEEQNEALFMELSGLSQALIRSLANIRLPHMQEPITEQNFESYVSTLTDMYTNKDCYQNPENKALLETINKAVKGIKV from the exons ATGAGTTTGGATACTGATGACAAGCGCACTCGCACACGGTCCAAAGCAGGAAGAG TTCCCTCAGAGATTGTTGGACAGGAGCTGAG CTGCCCTACTCCAGGATGCAATGGCTCAGGTCATATCAGTGGCAAATATGCCCGACACAGAAG TGCTTTGAGTTGCCCATTGGCCAGAAAAAGGCGCCTACAGGAAGCAGAGTCAGAGCAACCTGCCTCCAAGAGGAAGTCCCACCCGCTGAAGCTGGCGATGGATGAAGGATTCAACACAGAGAGTGAGGGgagtggagaggagacagagttaagggaggaagatgaggatgatgaagaacaGGCAAAGCAGAAAGCTGGCGATCAAGCGCATGAAGAAGAAGAGCAAGCAAAACAGAATACAGAAAGCACCAATACAGAGGAGGAGGATGGTGATGAAG AGGAGTGCATCATCATTGAGGCATCCAACAAAGAGAAGCCCAAGCTCTCATCCTCTGAGGATCTCTCTAACTATCAGCACATCGTGGCCAACTCAATACCCCACCTCAACAACCACAACAGTAGTGCCATGTCACCCCAACAACAACAATGGTCGGTCACAATGGGAAAACAAGATAAAAGCCCTTTTAGGGAaccagaagaagaagagaaagaaggaaaagaaacaGAGCAAACAGGGAACCAAGTAGGAGTTCTAGTGTCTAAAGAGAATGGAGTGATGGGAAATATAGATGAAATTAACGACGAAGAAGAGGACATGCACACTGAGAGCCAGAAGGAGTTAGAGCACCAGTATTTTTCTGAGATGATGGAGACACAACaagttgaagaagaagaagatgatgatgatgatgatgaggtgCTGAGGTCTGAGATTACAACTGAAGAGACATACAAGGAAATTAAGTCTGAAGAGGAAGGTGACAAAGAAACCGCCCCTTCGGTTATCACTGCCACTCAGGGATCCCACATAAGGGAAGACTATGTTTCCCACAAACTTATATTGCCAGAAAGTTACAGCTCTAGTAAGGTCGCCACAACATCTCCTGTGGTTATCGAAGTGCAGTCTGAGGAGTCAGAGAGGGATGCCGATGTGGACGGTAACGATGATGATGGGGATGACGATAGCTTGTCTCAACGATCAACGGTGGCGGACGAGTCTGAGATGTTTGACATCATGCGGGGGAATTTGGGGTTGCTGGAGCAGGCCATTGCTTTGAAAGCCCAACAGGTTAAAGCTCATCGTGAGCTCAGCCGCATTCCCGAACACCACCGCTTCTTTCCTCTCAACGACCGGCCCGGCAAACACATGGAACATATCCGCAAGAGCTGCTTCGGAAAAG AGAGTTCTAGATCAGAGAAGCGAGAGATCAAATGCCCAACCCCCGGGTGTGATGGAACGGGTCACGTGACAGGACTCTATCCCCACCACCGCAGTCTGTCAGGCTGCCCACACAAAGATCGGATCCCTCCAGAGA TTTTGGCCATGCACGAGAATGTCTTGAAGTGCCCAACACCAGGCTGCACTGGTCAGGGTCATGTCAACAGCAACCGCAACACACACCGCAG TTTGTCTGGATGTCCCATCGCTGCTGCTGAAAAGCTCTCGAAAAGTCACGAGAAGCAACACCTGCCCCAGCCCATGAGCGAGCATATCAAAGGCAGCCCAAACTCTGACCGTGTTCTCAG GCCCATGTGTTTTGTAAAGCAGTTGGAGATTCCTCCTCATGGCAGCTACAGGCCCAGCCTCATCCCTGCCACACCACGCGCTAATCTGGCCAAGGAGCTGGAGAAGTATTCCAAGGTGTCCTTCGATTATACAAGCTTCGACGTGCAGGTGTTCGGCAAGCGCATGCTTGCCCCAAAGATGCACACCAGCGAAACTTCACCCAAAGCCTTCAAAT CCAAACCTCCATTCCCCAGGGCCTCCCCCCCAAGTCCCAGCTTGCACATTGGTTATGGAAAAAGCTCCTCCAGCAGCTATGATTATTCCCATGATGCCGAAGCCGCCCACATGGCTGCCACTGCGATCCTCAACCTGTCCACACGCTGCTGGGAGAGACCAGAGAACCTCAGCATCAGACACCAAGATAAG AGTATGGAAATTGAGGTGGATGAGAATGGCACCTTGGACTTAAGCATGAAGAAGCCCATAAAGAGAGAAGTGGGCATGTCTTGCGCCAGCCCTGAAGTGCGTTCCCCTGATctgtcttcatcatcttcatcatcatccacATCTCTTCACCATGTCAACAGCAGCATCTCGCCCCACTCTTTACACACCTACAAACAAGAGGAGTGGGAGGGGCCTCTGGACTACACCAAGCCCAATCGACAGAGAGAAGAGGAGCTAGAAGAG ATGGACCACAGCACCCAGTCATTTGCCTCGTCTGACCTTGAGGATTGCGACATGATGCAGGAGAGCCTTGATGACAGGAAGTACCCTGGAGAGGTCACAACCCCCAGCTTCAAGGTCAGGTTCCAGCCCAAGGACAACAAGAAAGAGCTCCTACT GTGTCCCACTCCGGGCTGTGACGGCAGTGGACACATCACCGGAAACTATGCATCCCATCGCAG ATGTCCAACTCAAGGATGTGATGGTTCAGGCCATATCACTGGTAACTACGCGTCTCACAGGAG TTTGTCTGGGTGTCCACGGGCCAAGAAAGGTGGAATAAAAACAACTCCCATCAAGGACGACAAGGAGGACTCCGAGCTCTTAAA ATGCCCAGTGCCAGGTTGTGACAGCCTGGGTCACATCAGTGGGAAGTACGCCACTCACCGCAGTGCGTATGGATGCCCGTTGGCAGCCAGGCGGCAGAAGGAGGGTTTGCTGAATGGGTCTCCATTCTCTTGGAAGGCATTTAAGACAGAAGGCCCAACCTGTCCCACACCGGGATGTGATGGATCGGGACACGCCAACGGCAGCTTCCTCACCCACCGCAG TCTCTCAGGCTGCCCCAGAGCCTCCCTCAACAAGAAGAAAGCCAAGTTCCCTGGAGAAGAGTATCTCAGCACTAAGTTCAGAGCCAGTGACG TGTTAGACAATGATGAAGACATCAAGCAGCTCAATAAAGAAATCAATGATCTCAATGAATCCAACAATGAGATGGAGGCAGATATGGTCAACCTTCAAACACAG ATCACATCCATGGAGAAGAACCTGAAAAACATTGAGCAGGAGAATAAGGTGATTGAAGAACAGAATGAGGCATTGTTTATGGAGCTGTCTGGACTAAGTCAAGCTCTTATACGGAGTCTGGCCAACATCCGTCTGCCTCACATG CAGGAGCCAATCACAGAGCAGAATTTTGAGAGCTACGTGAGCACCCTTACTGACATGTACACCAATAAGGACTGCTACCAGAACCCAGAGAACAAGGCCCTTCTGGAGACCATCAACAAAGCGGTGAAAGGCATTAAGGTCTGA
- the LOC109048352 gene encoding myelin transcription factor 1-like isoform X4: MHAEANQTQRANGQTKELSTVMEDTEVSEKENEYRGKLLNQRWTRGDKISRCRPSLRLQSRPIKMSLDTDDKRTRTRSKAGRVPSEIVGQELSCPTPGCNGSGHISGKYARHRSALSCPLARKRRLQEAESEQPASKRKSHPLKLAMDEGFNTESEGSGEETELREEDEDDEEQAKQKAGDQAHEEEEQAKQNTESTNTEEEDGDEEECIIIEASNKEKPKLSSSEDLSNYQHIVANSIPHLNNHNSSAMSPQQQQWSVTMGKQDKSPFREPEEEEKEGKETEQTGNQVGVLVSKENGVMGNIDEINDEEEDMHTESQKELEHQYFSEMMETQQVEEEEDDDDDDEVLRSEITTEETYKEIKSEEEGDKETAPSVITATQGSHIREDYVSHKLILPESYSSSKVATTSPVVIEVQSEESERDADVDGNDDDGDDDSLSQRSTVADESEMFDIMRGNLGLLEQAIALKAQQVKAHRELSRIPEHHRFFPLNDRPGKHMEHIRKSCFGKESSRSEKREIKCPTPGCDGTGHVTGLYPHHRSLSGCPHKDRIPPEILAMHENVLKCPTPGCTGQGHVNSNRNTHRSLSGCPIAAAEKLSKSHEKQHLPQPMSEHIKGSPNSDRVLRPMCFVKQLEIPPHGSYRPSLIPATPRANLAKELEKYSKVSFDYTSFDVQVFGKRMLAPKMHTSETSPKAFKSKPPFPRASPPSPSLHIGYGKSSSSSYDYSHDAEAAHMAATAILNLSTRCWERPENLSIRHQDKSMEIEVDENGTLDLSMKKPIKREVGMSCASPEVRSPDLSSSSSSSSTSLHHVNSSISPHSLHTYKQEEWEGPLDYTKPNRQREEELEEMDHSTQSFASSDLEDCDMMQESLDDRKYPGEVTTPSFKVRFQPKDNKKELLLCPTPGCDGSGHITGNYASHRSLSGCPLADKSLRSLMAAHTTELNLSGCPRAKKGGIKTTPIKDDKEDSELLKCPVPGCDSLGHISGKYATHRSAYGCPLAARRQKEGLLNGSPFSWKAFKTEGPTCPTPGCDGSGHANGSFLTHRSLSGCPRASLNKKKAKFPGEEYLSTKFRASDVLDNDEDIKQLNKEINDLNESNNEMEADMVNLQTQITSMEKNLKNIEQENKVIEEQNEALFMELSGLSQALIRSLANIRLPHMQEPITEQNFESYVSTLTDMYTNKDCYQNPENKALLETINKAVKGIKV; this comes from the exons ATGAGTTTGGATACTGATGACAAGCGCACTCGCACACGGTCCAAAGCAGGAAGAG TTCCCTCAGAGATTGTTGGACAGGAGCTGAG CTGCCCTACTCCAGGATGCAATGGCTCAGGTCATATCAGTGGCAAATATGCCCGACACAGAAG TGCTTTGAGTTGCCCATTGGCCAGAAAAAGGCGCCTACAGGAAGCAGAGTCAGAGCAACCTGCCTCCAAGAGGAAGTCCCACCCGCTGAAGCTGGCGATGGATGAAGGATTCAACACAGAGAGTGAGGGgagtggagaggagacagagttaagggaggaagatgaggatgatgaagaacaGGCAAAGCAGAAAGCTGGCGATCAAGCGCATGAAGAAGAAGAGCAAGCAAAACAGAATACAGAAAGCACCAATACAGAGGAGGAGGATGGTGATGAAG AGGAGTGCATCATCATTGAGGCATCCAACAAAGAGAAGCCCAAGCTCTCATCCTCTGAGGATCTCTCTAACTATCAGCACATCGTGGCCAACTCAATACCCCACCTCAACAACCACAACAGTAGTGCCATGTCACCCCAACAACAACAATGGTCGGTCACAATGGGAAAACAAGATAAAAGCCCTTTTAGGGAaccagaagaagaagagaaagaaggaaaagaaacaGAGCAAACAGGGAACCAAGTAGGAGTTCTAGTGTCTAAAGAGAATGGAGTGATGGGAAATATAGATGAAATTAACGACGAAGAAGAGGACATGCACACTGAGAGCCAGAAGGAGTTAGAGCACCAGTATTTTTCTGAGATGATGGAGACACAACaagttgaagaagaagaagatgatgatgatgatgatgaggtgCTGAGGTCTGAGATTACAACTGAAGAGACATACAAGGAAATTAAGTCTGAAGAGGAAGGTGACAAAGAAACCGCCCCTTCGGTTATCACTGCCACTCAGGGATCCCACATAAGGGAAGACTATGTTTCCCACAAACTTATATTGCCAGAAAGTTACAGCTCTAGTAAGGTCGCCACAACATCTCCTGTGGTTATCGAAGTGCAGTCTGAGGAGTCAGAGAGGGATGCCGATGTGGACGGTAACGATGATGATGGGGATGACGATAGCTTGTCTCAACGATCAACGGTGGCGGACGAGTCTGAGATGTTTGACATCATGCGGGGGAATTTGGGGTTGCTGGAGCAGGCCATTGCTTTGAAAGCCCAACAGGTTAAAGCTCATCGTGAGCTCAGCCGCATTCCCGAACACCACCGCTTCTTTCCTCTCAACGACCGGCCCGGCAAACACATGGAACATATCCGCAAGAGCTGCTTCGGAAAAG AGAGTTCTAGATCAGAGAAGCGAGAGATCAAATGCCCAACCCCCGGGTGTGATGGAACGGGTCACGTGACAGGACTCTATCCCCACCACCGCAGTCTGTCAGGCTGCCCACACAAAGATCGGATCCCTCCAGAGA TTTTGGCCATGCACGAGAATGTCTTGAAGTGCCCAACACCAGGCTGCACTGGTCAGGGTCATGTCAACAGCAACCGCAACACACACCGCAG TTTGTCTGGATGTCCCATCGCTGCTGCTGAAAAGCTCTCGAAAAGTCACGAGAAGCAACACCTGCCCCAGCCCATGAGCGAGCATATCAAAGGCAGCCCAAACTCTGACCGTGTTCTCAG GCCCATGTGTTTTGTAAAGCAGTTGGAGATTCCTCCTCATGGCAGCTACAGGCCCAGCCTCATCCCTGCCACACCACGCGCTAATCTGGCCAAGGAGCTGGAGAAGTATTCCAAGGTGTCCTTCGATTATACAAGCTTCGACGTGCAGGTGTTCGGCAAGCGCATGCTTGCCCCAAAGATGCACACCAGCGAAACTTCACCCAAAGCCTTCAAAT CCAAACCTCCATTCCCCAGGGCCTCCCCCCCAAGTCCCAGCTTGCACATTGGTTATGGAAAAAGCTCCTCCAGCAGCTATGATTATTCCCATGATGCCGAAGCCGCCCACATGGCTGCCACTGCGATCCTCAACCTGTCCACACGCTGCTGGGAGAGACCAGAGAACCTCAGCATCAGACACCAAGATAAG AGTATGGAAATTGAGGTGGATGAGAATGGCACCTTGGACTTAAGCATGAAGAAGCCCATAAAGAGAGAAGTGGGCATGTCTTGCGCCAGCCCTGAAGTGCGTTCCCCTGATctgtcttcatcatcttcatcatcatccacATCTCTTCACCATGTCAACAGCAGCATCTCGCCCCACTCTTTACACACCTACAAACAAGAGGAGTGGGAGGGGCCTCTGGACTACACCAAGCCCAATCGACAGAGAGAAGAGGAGCTAGAAGAG ATGGACCACAGCACCCAGTCATTTGCCTCGTCTGACCTTGAGGATTGCGACATGATGCAGGAGAGCCTTGATGACAGGAAGTACCCTGGAGAGGTCACAACCCCCAGCTTCAAGGTCAGGTTCCAGCCCAAGGACAACAAGAAAGAGCTCCTACT GTGTCCCACTCCGGGCTGTGACGGCAGTGGACACATCACCGGAAACTATGCATCCCATCGCAG CCTGTCTGGGTGTCCTCTCGCTGATAAGAGTCTTCGGTCCCTCATGGCAGCACACACAACTGAACTCAA TTTGTCTGGGTGTCCACGGGCCAAGAAAGGTGGAATAAAAACAACTCCCATCAAGGACGACAAGGAGGACTCCGAGCTCTTAAA ATGCCCAGTGCCAGGTTGTGACAGCCTGGGTCACATCAGTGGGAAGTACGCCACTCACCGCAGTGCGTATGGATGCCCGTTGGCAGCCAGGCGGCAGAAGGAGGGTTTGCTGAATGGGTCTCCATTCTCTTGGAAGGCATTTAAGACAGAAGGCCCAACCTGTCCCACACCGGGATGTGATGGATCGGGACACGCCAACGGCAGCTTCCTCACCCACCGCAG TCTCTCAGGCTGCCCCAGAGCCTCCCTCAACAAGAAGAAAGCCAAGTTCCCTGGAGAAGAGTATCTCAGCACTAAGTTCAGAGCCAGTGACG TGTTAGACAATGATGAAGACATCAAGCAGCTCAATAAAGAAATCAATGATCTCAATGAATCCAACAATGAGATGGAGGCAGATATGGTCAACCTTCAAACACAG ATCACATCCATGGAGAAGAACCTGAAAAACATTGAGCAGGAGAATAAGGTGATTGAAGAACAGAATGAGGCATTGTTTATGGAGCTGTCTGGACTAAGTCAAGCTCTTATACGGAGTCTGGCCAACATCCGTCTGCCTCACATG CAGGAGCCAATCACAGAGCAGAATTTTGAGAGCTACGTGAGCACCCTTACTGACATGTACACCAATAAGGACTGCTACCAGAACCCAGAGAACAAGGCCCTTCTGGAGACCATCAACAAAGCGGTGAAAGGCATTAAGGTCTGA